DNA from Gadus chalcogrammus isolate NIFS_2021 chromosome 11, NIFS_Gcha_1.0, whole genome shotgun sequence:
GTAACTCCCATTTATCTACATCACGTACATGGGTGGGGAATAGACACAATCAGTTGACCACAACAAtgagacagacacatagacccAACCACTCAATTAAAACGTGCTTACCTTTGAAGTACATGTAGCTGACTAGGTACATGAGTGTAGCAGGGTCCAGGTCTTCAACCAGCTTTTCAATCTTCCCATTGGTCTTCTCTGCCACATATTTATTAATGTTGCTCACACTCTCTGTGGCGTTGTGGAAGTCGAGAGCGAAGACGTCTGCGAGGTACTCCTGCTTCACCACCTCCATGAACTGGGCCCGTGGGCTGAAGGTTTCCTGCACAAACAGGGCCGTTCCTGCACTAAGGTCCTCTTGAGAGGTCCTATTAAACCCAGTGAGGAGTGATTTGAATGCCTTGTCTACATCAGCCTGGGTCAATAAAGAGCTGTTGAAGCCCAGACCAGTAAAAAGCTGCTGGTATGTGTCCCCACGGGCCCCGACAGACAACGCAGCCAGGGCAAGGGTCACACTTATTGGGGAGAAGAAAATGTTTTTGCCCTGCAAGTCTTTCTGAGCAGCTAATTTTTTGTACAACTGGGTGGCAAAGTCTGTGTTGGCTGAAGACACCAGTTTGAGGTTACTAGTGCTGTGATCAGACtcgtcgtggtggtggtgggcatgACCATCTTCATGGGAATGATCGCCATGATGATCACCTCTGCCCAAGCAGACCACAGCAGACAGGATCCAGATGCTCAAAGCAGCACGTATCATGGTGAACTAGGTGGAAAGATGACGGGAAGATTGAAACCATTGTGAATAAACATAGACCCCTCGTGCATTTACTAAATCGTTTGTTAGTTTCAAAAGCTAAAAGGTCATAATTAAATGTGTTCAGAATCTTAAGTCACATTTTGAGATCACATTTATGATGCCAAATAGTAGCATTTCCTTAGGGTTAGGCAGACAAGGATCAGAAGGAGGTGCACACAGGACCTAGATAATAAAAGTAGTAACCAACATTTTCATTATTAaattgaatacatttttgtgtCTTTAAATGGTGATCGGAGGATGGAAGATCACTCACCTTCCCGGTTTAGAAGCCTGTATGACTACTAccccagacacagagagagatgttcCTTTTTGAGGATTGCTCAGAGAAATTGAACTTTGAAATGTTTGTTCACTCTGTTCTATTTACAGATGACTCCATATTTGCTCTGTTTAATGATTGCTGCCTTGTTGCCTTCTTGTATTGGTCCAGGAAAAAGTCTGTTTGAATCTATGGTCCGTTTGAATCCTGTATATTCTTCAACCCAcagtgctctctctcgctctcactctacCATTTTGCAGCATTTAAAAGTACTTACAATTATTAAATGATTCGTGAGATCCACATTCTCTCTAATCTCTGTCGAAAAATATATTTCTTCACAGCTCAAACATTGTAATGAGCAGTAAGGGGTTATTATGGGGAGGGATACCCCCAACCTGCACCACACCACTGTTAGATCACACAACATATAGACACTCAGTCACCAGTCAGTGTAGCCGCAAACTTTAATTATGTTTATATTGTGATTTTAATCATCACATTCTGCAGTTTATTGGTTTGAAAAAGCGAAAAACGTCCACCCTTCTGCTTCATGTCCCTATATTAGATGGAAAATGATAATGTGTGTCAATATTGCATGGATTAAAATTATGGATTAACAACGTGCAGATGCTCCAGGAAGAACCCCGAAGATCGACCACAGTTGATGTTTGCAATTACAAACTAATACAAAAAATAACCATTGCTATACTTTTGTGTTGCCCTTGACCCTGCATGAGTCACTACTAATGTTTGACATGAACAATGTCTGTTTTTTAGACAGATTGTCAACCGGTCGCTCAGGGGAACCTCGCCTCTGCATGGTGTCCCACCAGTATTTGAACAAAACAAAGCTGGACTAAACATGTTTGTATTGATGAGGTCCAAAGAGTTGACCGTCTAGTTGTATAAGCTGCCTCAGGAAGCCTCGGTTTGGGACCACCCCCCTGTGGTTTTTAACAGCACATATGGCCTCAACCAGGGTCAGCCTCTGCTTCAACATGAGGTAGGCCAGGACCAGGGTGGCGGAGCGGCTAACTCCGACCTGGCAATGGACGAGGACCCTCCCTACGACAAACAAGAGGGGAGGTCGATGACTCTATATTTACACAAACATTACCCAGAACACGTCAATACATAAGTGGCAACCTTTGCGTACTCACCGCCTCTACCGAGAGCTCCGTCTATGAAGCAGGCTGCTCTCTGGAAGTTAGGACTCAGGTCAAAGTTGCAAGAGTCGCGGGCCTCAATGCCCATATATGTAATACTCGTACCCTTGTATAAATCAGCCCCAGCGTGTCGACGACACTGGGCCGCGTTCAGGACGTGGGTAATGCGCTGCAGAGATAGATCAGCCAGGTTTTCTGCACTATGCCTggtccaaacaaacaaaacaatggaAGACTCGCATTGATCTGCCAACTAAAATATGAGGCTGGTGAAACAAAGTTTTAAATGAGCAGTATCAGGTTACTTGACAAAATCTAATCCCACTCACTTAAGAGTTGAGAGCTATTAATCATTGAATTATGCAAAGGAAGGTCAGATATGTGTGGAGTCCTCGTGGATGACAAGTTTGTTTAGCGAATACCAAATAGTTTTCTAGGAATGCGCCCGGTGGATCTAGTGTTACTTAGTCTGACACCAGATATGATTAGAATTTATGAGCCTTTCCTTTTTCACATTTGAACTCATCAGGGTCATATCATGAGACTATTTATGTGCCCTTTACAATTccacaatttgaataaaggtaCTTACTGGTCTCCAATGTAAAGCTTCGGCCATACTTCATCTGCATGGCTGCAGATGGCTTTGCCAGTAAATAAAAGTCTTTCCAGTTCACCCACTGCCAATCCAGGAGAACTCAGGTCAATTTCCACTTTCCGAGCAGGAAATGTGTCATTCCAGGACGCAGGAAGTCTTGATGCGTATGACATTGTGTTTAATCAACGGTGGTCCACACGATTCGATTAGAAAGTAATAAAACGGAAGCGCCAAATTTAAGGGTTTAACTGGTTGTACTGAGGGGTTCCAGGCCGCGATGAGTGGGATCTGCTTAGGCTAGGGTGAGGCTCCCTCACAAAGAGTATGAAGAGCATGCTATGCTTTACACATCCAAATAGCCAGCTATTTAAAGATCTGACGCTAGCTGGCAGAGGTGTTCATAAATTTGGCAACACACACCGCCACCCACAGAAACACCCAGAGTTTGCACACAACACGATTTGAAGTAAACGACATACTAGAAACTGTGAAGAAAGAATATATGGATGTGAAAGTAAACAACGGGTTAAAAATATCCTGACATTTAATTATTAAGTCTTAGTAGTGACAATTAACTTATCAGTCAGGCAAAAAAATCGTATCTTTTATAATGGAAACATGCATTTAATCTGCAACATTGATGCAAGGTCCTGCTCTCGTAATCAAGATTATTTTTTACATATCTTATATTACAAATATTTGTCAAGTTATGAACAGGGTGGTTCCATtttaacacagaaaaaaacaaaatctttTTGTACATGCAAGGTTTGCGATCTTATCATAGAAAAAGAAGTTCATCCCCCAGATATGGCACTCTTTTTGCAAATCAATACAACAAGCatgatttaaaaacaaaaagcacAACAGAAGTCGGGCCGAGGAGGGCTCTCGCCTCATTACCAGCGTTGATACAACAATGAACAGAGCAAACAGGATACGTATAATCTAGATAACGTGCCCCAAGTTAACCTTACATATTGTttgttttagaaatgttcatttcATCCTTTTGATGTTCTTATGTTATACAGACGCAGatacataaaaatacaaaaacatactcAATGCTTCCCTCTTCGCCTCAGATTaactctgttctcctccttcgCCCCGTAGACCTCAATACTTGTGTTTTCCAAAAGCCCCAGAAAATAAGATAATTATAAACCTTTCACGCTTTTTTCTTACTGGATTATCAACACTACCTGCTACAGCTAAAGAAAAACAGCAATACCATCACAGAG
Protein-coding regions in this window:
- the LOC130391502 gene encoding dual specificity protein phosphatase 26-like, coding for MSYASRLPASWNDTFPARKVEIDLSSPGLAVGELERLLFTGKAICSHADEVWPKLYIGDQHSAENLADLSLQRITHVLNAAQCRRHAGADLYKGTSITYMGIEARDSCNFDLSPNFQRAACFIDGALGRGGRVLVHCQVGVSRSATLVLAYLMLKQRLTLVEAICAVKNHRGVVPNRGFLRQLIQLDGQLFGPHQYKHV
- the LOC130391499 gene encoding serine protease inhibitor 2.1-like; protein product: MIRAALSIWILSAVVCLGRGDHHGDHSHEDGHAHHHHDESDHSTSNLKLVSSANTDFATQLYKKLAAQKDLQGKNIFFSPISVTLALAALSVGARGDTYQQLFTGLGFNSSLLTQADVDKAFKSLLTGFNRTSQEDLSAGTALFVQETFSPRAQFMEVVKQEYLADVFALDFHNATESVSNINKYVAEKTNGKIEKLVEDLDPATLMYLVSYMYFKDKWELPFDPTDTKEDVFHVDEQTQVPVQMMNMEESVNTYYDKESSTSVLQLQYNGSSSMLLVLPDKGLAELEEVICQNHVNKWLKWMRRKQTDIFVPKFSIKMSHSLKNVLSEMGMQDMFGSAADFSGISDLRLSVSEVVHQATLDVDEAGATAAAATGVGITLLSFRKIPVLKFNRPFIVLITDSNNGNIFFMGKIVNPNI